A genomic segment from [Flavobacterium] thermophilum encodes:
- the argA_1 gene encoding Amino-acid acetyltransferase: protein MQIDHAVTSDVKEMHALIQHYAEKGLVLPRSLLSIYQHLQCMYVAREDNQIVGVAGLHILGHDLGEVRSLVVSPDHMGKGIGRMLVDHIANEAARLGVKRLISFTYQVEFFRKCGFEIAEKATLPEKVWIDCVNCPKLDCCDETAMIKYI, encoded by the coding sequence ATGCAAATCGACCACGCAGTCACCAGCGATGTAAAGGAAATGCACGCATTAATTCAACACTATGCGGAAAAAGGCTTGGTTTTGCCCCGTTCGTTGTTATCCATCTACCAGCACTTGCAATGCATGTATGTGGCAAGGGAAGACAACCAAATCGTTGGAGTCGCTGGGTTGCATATCCTAGGGCACGATCTTGGGGAAGTCCGTTCGTTAGTCGTATCGCCTGACCATATGGGGAAAGGAATCGGCCGCATGCTCGTCGACCATATTGCGAACGAAGCGGCAAGACTCGGGGTGAAGCGGTTAATCTCCTTCACTTACCAAGTTGAGTTTTTTCGAAAATGCGGATTTGAAATCGCCGAAAAAGCAACGTTGCCTGAAAAAGTGTGGATTGACTGTGTCAATTGCCCCAAGCTGGACTGTTGCGATGAAACAGCCATGATCAAATACATTTGA
- a CDS encoding Transposase: MEKQMKAWIQTIRQLFSPEELTRLARKTGFIRRQRSLTAEAFLTLCAWGDGSLAKQSLQRLCAALTLWHGCSLSSEGLNQRFTDRAVAFLREVFFLLLLHQRPLLLSAMETYRTCFTRLRILDSTSFLVPADYGEDYRGSVSSGVKIQFEYDLLSGACLQLCVQSANDSDARFAYHAQHTILPNDLCIRDLGFFSVAALAEIDARGAYYMTRLRSDMKVYIKENGQWKEWDWESLGNQLKEGESVEMEHVYIGHERLYIPRLIFRRLTEEEWQKRMAYVRKREKRKGKALTRQTLEQKKYHILLTNLPQESFDGQQVYELYSLRWQIELLFKAWKSVFDLEKVKEMKKERFECHLYGTLIAILVTQTFLFQARMYWHQKEDIEISERKALDLLQSYWHQLLLRSHMAEINLFSLLSLLRKHAKKGRRKGEETASDILTKLEIW, from the coding sequence ATGGAAAAACAAATGAAAGCATGGATTCAAACCATTCGTCAACTCTTTTCTCCCGAAGAATTAACCCGTCTCGCACGGAAAACAGGCTTTATCCGGCGGCAGCGTTCGTTAACGGCGGAAGCCTTTCTGACTCTCTGTGCATGGGGAGATGGCTCACTGGCCAAACAGTCGCTTCAGCGGTTGTGTGCGGCCTTGACGCTCTGGCATGGCTGTTCCCTTTCAAGCGAAGGCTTGAATCAGCGTTTTACCGATCGGGCCGTGGCATTTTTGCGAGAAGTGTTTTTCCTTCTCCTCCTGCATCAACGTCCATTGCTTTTGTCAGCCATGGAGACCTATCGAACTTGTTTTACCCGCCTGCGGATTTTGGACTCAACCAGCTTTTTGGTTCCCGCTGACTATGGGGAAGACTATCGAGGTTCCGTTTCGTCGGGGGTGAAAATTCAGTTTGAATATGACTTGTTATCCGGCGCCTGCCTTCAGCTATGCGTTCAATCGGCCAATGACTCGGACGCTCGTTTTGCCTATCATGCCCAGCATACGATTTTACCGAATGACCTATGTATTCGGGATTTGGGCTTTTTCTCCGTTGCCGCACTGGCCGAGATCGACGCCCGCGGAGCGTATTATATGACTCGGCTCCGTTCCGATATGAAAGTGTATATCAAGGAGAATGGCCAGTGGAAGGAATGGGATTGGGAATCTCTTGGGAATCAATTAAAGGAAGGGGAATCAGTAGAAATGGAACATGTATACATCGGGCATGAGCGTTTGTATATCCCACGCTTGATTTTTCGACGTTTGACGGAAGAAGAATGGCAAAAACGGATGGCGTATGTGCGAAAAAGGGAAAAAAGAAAAGGGAAGGCACTGACACGCCAAACCCTCGAACAAAAGAAATACCACATCTTACTGACGAATTTACCACAAGAGTCGTTTGATGGTCAACAGGTTTATGAGCTCTATTCCCTGCGCTGGCAAATTGAATTGTTGTTTAAAGCCTGGAAATCCGTATTTGATTTGGAGAAAGTCAAGGAGATGAAAAAAGAACGTTTCGAATGCCATTTATACGGGACGTTGATTGCCATTTTGGTCACCCAGACGTTTCTGTTTCAAGCTCGGATGTATTGGCATCAAAAGGAAGACATTGAAATCAGTGAACGGAAAGCGCTCGATCTTCTCCAATCGTATTGGCACCAGTTGCTTTTGCGTTCGCATATGGCGGAAATCAACCTTTTCTCTCTCCTTTCCCTGTTACGAAAACATGCCAAGAAAGGTCGAAGGAAAGGGGAAGAAACGGCATCAGATATCTTAACGAAATTAGAGATATGGTAG
- a CDS encoding transposase, IS605 OrfB family, producing the protein MAQQILKKVNEAFKSFFGLISLAKQGKYDHKAISIPKYLKKDGFHSLIIGQIRIDGNKFTIPYSRLFKKTHKPITITIPPVLLDKKIKQIEIIPKHHARFFEIQYKYEMPEDQRELNDQKALAIDLGLNNLATCVTSDGRSFIIDGRRLKSINQWFNKENARLQSIKDKQKIKGTTRKQALLAMNRNNKVNDYINKTCRYIINYCIENQIGKLVIGYAETWKRNMNLGKKTNQNFVNIPLGNIKEKLEYLCKFYGIEFLKQEESYTSQASFFDGDEIPEYNADNPKEYKFSGKRIKRGLYRTKSGKLINADVNGALNILKKSKAVDLSVLCSSGEVDTPQRIRIA; encoded by the coding sequence ATGGCACAGCAAATTTTAAAAAAGGTCAATGAAGCCTTTAAATCTTTCTTTGGTTTGATCAGTCTTGCCAAACAAGGAAAATATGACCACAAGGCTATCAGTATTCCAAAATATCTTAAAAAAGATGGCTTTCATTCACTGATCATTGGCCAGATTCGTATAGACGGCAACAAATTCACGATACCGTATTCTCGCCTATTTAAAAAGACTCACAAGCCTATCACGATAACGATTCCGCCTGTGTTACTGGACAAAAAGATTAAGCAGATTGAAATCATTCCTAAGCATCATGCCAGGTTCTTTGAGATTCAGTACAAATATGAAATGCCTGAAGATCAAAGAGAATTAAACGACCAAAAAGCACTGGCAATTGATTTAGGATTAAACAATCTTGCCACTTGTGTCACATCAGACGGCAGATCATTCATCATTGATGGGCGGAGATTAAAAAGTATAAATCAATGGTTTAACAAAGAAAATGCCAGACTTCAAAGCATAAAAGATAAGCAAAAAATCAAAGGCACCACTCGTAAACAGGCTTTGCTTGCTATGAATCGCAATAATAAAGTGAATGATTATATCAACAAGACTTGCCGTTACATCATTAACTACTGTATTGAAAATCAAATTGGCAAACTTGTCATTGGCTATGCGGAAACATGGAAACGCAATATGAATCTAGGAAAAAAGACAAATCAAAACTTTGTCAATATTCCTCTCGGTAACATAAAAGAAAAACTAGAATATCTTTGTAAATTTTACGGCATTGAATTCTTGAAACAGGAAGAATCCTATACGTCTCAAGCCAGCTTTTTTGACGGCGATGAGATTCCTGAATATAATGCCGACAATCCAAAAGAATATAAGTTCAGCGGCAAACGTATTAAGCGCGGCTTGTATCGAACAAAGTCTGGCAAACTAATTAATGCTGATGTCAATGGCGCATTAAACATCTTAAAGAAAAGTAAAGCTGTAGACCTGAGTGTCTTATGCTCTAGCGGCGAAGTGGACACGCCTCAAAGAATAAGGATTGCTTGA